One genomic region from Spirosoma sp. KCTC 42546 encodes:
- a CDS encoding class I SAM-dependent methyltransferase, which produces MGSAYRLHYEGADPNRYSNWLTTLVELLPANGRVLELGCADGIPTARYLSEYVDYVGIDLSSVQIEQARRNVPQAQFDIADMTTLVFPDNSFEGVVALYSIIHLPVAEQPDLLTAIHRWLKPAGYFLCVVGAGSWTGTDEDWISPGIRMYWSHADAATYQAWFIELGFTILDSHFVAEGEAGHTFFLLRK; this is translated from the coding sequence TTGGGCAGTGCCTATCGGCTGCATTATGAAGGAGCAGATCCGAACCGGTATAGCAACTGGCTGACTACGTTGGTTGAGTTACTTCCAGCTAACGGGCGTGTGCTGGAACTGGGATGCGCGGATGGTATTCCTACCGCCCGGTATCTTAGTGAGTATGTTGATTATGTAGGGATAGATCTTTCGTCTGTTCAGATTGAGCAGGCCCGACGCAATGTTCCGCAAGCGCAGTTTGACATAGCGGATATGACCACACTGGTTTTTCCAGACAACTCGTTTGAGGGTGTTGTTGCCCTGTACTCGATTATTCACCTTCCGGTAGCGGAACAACCCGATTTATTGACTGCTATACATCGGTGGCTCAAACCAGCAGGTTATTTCCTGTGCGTTGTGGGGGCGGGTAGCTGGACAGGTACCGACGAAGACTGGATCAGTCCTGGTATCCGCATGTATTGGAGTCATGCAGATGCGGCTACCTACCAAGCCTGGTTTATCGAACTGGGCTTTACAATTCTTGATAGCCATTTTGTGGCAGAAGGAGAGGCAGGGCATACGTTCTTTCTGCTGAGAAAATGA
- a CDS encoding alpha-1,4-glucan--maltose-1-phosphate maltosyltransferase yields MSVPSTISGQSRVVIERVSPELDGGKFPIKAIPGDVVAVEADIFADGHDYLAVVLVYKHADDTAWTETGMALLGNDRWGASFIAEKQGRYTYTFEAWIDHPASWQHEVHLKVADGQRITSELLAGANYVDGMLIRAGGKITTGTKAKGKKKAEPAEEPADVKVLREMAALFRDESRYDEAVSVAESDQFTFYAARYPERQHVTRYHELGVEVDRARAGFSTWYCLFPRSAAREEGKHGTFKDVEALLPRISGMGFDVLYLPPIHPIGTAHRKGKNNSVICQPGEPGVPYGIGSAEGGHDAIHPELGTVDDFKHLIAIAANYDMEVAMDLAIQCSPDHPWAKDHPEWFRKRPDGTIQYAENPPKKYQDIYPVYFETEDWQNLWEELKRVLLVWASWGVRIVRVDNPHTKPFAFWEWVIAEVKKEFPDMLFLAEAFTKPKVMQELAKGGFAHSYTYYTWRHTKQELEEYMTELTKGEMRYYFRPNFWPTTHDINPYSLQGGHEPQFLIRYFMAATLSSNYGIYGPSFELMEHVPFPNKEEYLNSEKYEIRYWDWEKTNKLTYLITLVNRIRRENAALQTTNNLTFCTVNDDAIMAYLKISGTNRLLTVVNTDGYSRRAGIVQVPIWQLGIAPDQAYTVHDLLTGAYYTWQGEQNYVELDPYVLPMHLFRIEV; encoded by the coding sequence ATGAGCGTTCCCTCGACTATTTCCGGTCAATCGCGCGTCGTTATTGAGCGCGTATCGCCTGAACTTGATGGCGGTAAATTTCCTATAAAAGCTATACCCGGTGATGTAGTGGCGGTTGAAGCCGATATCTTCGCGGATGGTCACGATTATCTGGCGGTCGTTCTAGTGTATAAACATGCTGATGACACCGCCTGGACCGAAACCGGAATGGCACTTCTTGGTAACGATCGATGGGGGGCATCCTTTATCGCCGAAAAGCAAGGCCGGTATACCTACACCTTTGAAGCCTGGATAGATCACCCAGCCTCCTGGCAGCACGAAGTTCATTTGAAAGTAGCCGATGGCCAGCGGATCACGAGTGAACTACTGGCGGGTGCGAATTATGTGGATGGCATGCTCATCCGGGCAGGAGGGAAGATAACCACGGGCACCAAAGCAAAAGGTAAAAAGAAGGCAGAACCGGCTGAAGAACCCGCCGATGTAAAGGTGCTCCGGGAAATGGCAGCCCTATTTCGGGATGAAAGTCGATACGACGAAGCCGTATCTGTTGCCGAAAGCGATCAGTTCACGTTTTATGCTGCCCGCTATCCTGAGCGGCAACACGTAACCCGTTACCACGAGTTAGGCGTAGAGGTAGACCGCGCCCGCGCCGGTTTCAGCACCTGGTATTGCCTGTTCCCCCGTTCGGCGGCACGTGAAGAGGGAAAGCATGGAACATTTAAAGATGTAGAAGCCTTGTTGCCGCGCATTTCGGGTATGGGTTTCGATGTGTTATATCTGCCACCTATTCATCCCATTGGTACTGCCCACCGGAAGGGTAAAAACAACTCGGTGATTTGTCAGCCTGGTGAGCCGGGTGTTCCGTACGGAATCGGTTCAGCAGAAGGTGGTCATGATGCCATTCATCCTGAACTCGGCACTGTCGATGATTTCAAACACCTGATTGCCATTGCAGCCAACTACGATATGGAGGTGGCAATGGACCTGGCTATCCAGTGTTCGCCCGACCATCCATGGGCGAAAGATCATCCTGAATGGTTCAGGAAACGGCCTGATGGCACGATTCAATACGCCGAAAATCCGCCTAAGAAATACCAGGATATTTACCCGGTTTATTTCGAAACAGAAGATTGGCAAAATCTCTGGGAAGAGCTGAAGCGCGTTTTACTGGTGTGGGCATCCTGGGGTGTTCGCATAGTGCGGGTCGATAACCCACACACCAAACCGTTTGCGTTTTGGGAGTGGGTTATTGCTGAAGTCAAAAAGGAGTTTCCGGATATGTTGTTTCTGGCCGAAGCCTTCACCAAGCCTAAAGTGATGCAGGAACTGGCGAAAGGAGGCTTTGCGCATTCCTATACCTACTACACCTGGCGCCATACAAAGCAGGAGTTGGAAGAGTATATGACTGAGTTAACAAAGGGGGAAATGAGGTATTATTTCCGCCCGAACTTCTGGCCAACCACGCACGACATTAATCCGTATAGCTTACAGGGCGGACACGAACCACAATTCCTGATTCGCTATTTTATGGCGGCCACGCTATCGAGCAACTATGGTATTTATGGCCCCTCGTTCGAGTTAATGGAGCATGTTCCATTCCCGAATAAAGAAGAGTACCTGAACTCCGAGAAGTATGAAATCCGCTATTGGGACTGGGAGAAGACCAATAAACTGACCTACCTGATTACGCTCGTCAATCGGATCCGCCGGGAGAATGCGGCTCTGCAAACGACCAATAATCTGACGTTCTGCACTGTCAATGACGACGCCATTATGGCTTACCTGAAGATTTCTGGGACGAACAGGCTATTGACTGTGGTCAATACGGATGGGTACAGTCGACGGGCGGGTATTGTGCAGGTGCCCATCTGGCAATTAGGGATTGCTCCAGACCAGGCCTACACCGTTCATGACTTGTTGACGGGAGCTTATTATACCTGGCAGGGCGAACAGAACTACGTTGAACTCGACCCCTATGTGCTGCCTATGCACCTGTTCCGCATTGAAGTATAA